The DNA window TTAGAGCTGTAGCTGGTAGCTGATTAGCATCAAACATAATTACTTCTACATTGTATCCCTTGTCTTTAAGACCTTCTTTAACCCATTGTAATACTGGTTCTGTTGTTGAAAGACAGCCTAGTTTTATATCCTTTTTTGCTGCAGATGAATCATTATTAGCATCGTTATTAGCAGGTGCTTTCTCTCCACTGCAAGCTGCTAGTGAAAGTAGCATTGTCATAGCTAATATAAGTACAATAGCTTTAATTGATTTGTTCTTCATTTTAGTGTCCTCCTAGTATTTTATAATATTTTTTTATATAACAAATTCCCAACACTTTGAATAGCCTGTACCATTATGAATAATATAAATACAGAAGTATAGAGAATTGTGTTGTTAAAGCTTTGATATCCATAGTTTAAGGCCACTGCTCCTATGCCTCCTGCACCAACTGCTCCTGCCAGAGTAGTTGCTGACAAAAAGCTTATGGCAGACAATGTTGTACCTGCTACTATACTAGGTATCGCTTCCTTTACCATGACTCTCGTGATTATTTGCCAGTCTGATGCGCCAAATGATCTGGCAGCTTCAATTAGTTGCTTGTCTACTTCGTTTAAGCTATTTTCTATAATTTTAGCCAAAAATGGCGTAGCTGCAACTGTCAATGGTATTATAGCTGCTTTTTCTCCTATTGTTGTACCTACTGCTAGTCTTGTAATAGGTGACATAGCCACTATAAGTATGATTATAGGAAATGATCGTATACTATTTACTATAAAATCAACTCCCTTGTAAATCCATTTTTTAGGTCTTAGGCCTTTTGGTCCATATGTAACTAATACAATGCCAAGGGCAAAGCCTAAAACAAATGCCAATACCATAGAAGCTGACAGCATTCTAAGTGTAGCTAATATGGAAGGAGCTATAATAGTATTGAAATATTTTAACCAGTATTGCCAGTATTCTTGTGAGGTCATTTTTTCACCCCTTTCAAACTAATCCAATGAATAAATGTTCTTATCGATTAATTCCCAACTTACATTGTTTAATTTTAGATAATCTTCTACAGATTTATAGTGTTCATTAGAAACATTTATAATAACTGAACCGAGTATTTTGTCTCTGTAAGATTCCATATCTCCTCCCAGTATTGAGAAGTCTATGTCTAACTGTCTTGCCATTCTAGTAATTATAGGCATGGTAGTAGTGTTTTGTGCAAGAAGTATGCGTAAATTTGTTCCCTCCTTGGGCAATGTTATATCACTTTCACCAATGAGATTTTTCAATGCCTTTGGTTGTTTCAAAAATATATCTTCTACCATTCCGCTGGCAGCTACTACTCCATTTTCAAGAATAGATATTTCCTCGCAAACATTAGTTATTACGGACATTTGATGAGTTACTACTATAACTGTAATTCCTAACTGCTGGTTTAATTGAGTTAATAAATTTGTTATTGACTTTGACGTTTTAGGGTCAAGTGCTGATGTTGCTTCATCACACAGCAATATTTTAGGATTCAAAGCTAATGCTCTAGCTATGGCTACCCTTTGTTTCTGACCACCTGATAGTTCTTTAGGTTTTTGATGTATTTTATCTGGAATTTCAACTAGTTCTAAAAGCTCCTTAACCTTCTTATCTATTTTTTTAGAATCATATTTCCAGCATTTAAGAGGCAAAGCTATATTTTCATAAACAGTTAGCCTGCTAAGGAGTGAAAAGTGCTGAAATATCATTCCGATGTTTTTTCTAAATTCTCGTACATCACTGGGATTAAGATGCTTTAGATCCACCCCATCTACAATTAAACTACCTTCATCGTAGGTCTCTAATCCATTAATACATCTTAAAAGAGTAGATTTTCCAGCACCACTTCTACCAGCCAATCCATATATTCTGCCCTTTTCTATTTGTAAATCTACTCCACAAAGTACAGGAGTATCTCCATAGGATTTTACTATGTTGTTAGCTAGAATCATAGGAATTTACCTCCTCCTAAGAATAGTTCCTTTTACACGATAACAGATGTGAGTTATATAGTAAAATCAAATTATTTAATAGTTTGTCTTCAGAGTATTGATAAAATCAATACTTTTTTTATGACTTTTTTGTTAACTTTTACAAAGAAAAAAGCTAGTTTGTTATCCCTAGACTCTAATATTCTTCTCAGAAAAATAAAAAGGACAAGGTTTCCCTTATCCATTAATCTTCTTTTCTATATATTTTAGCCCCTAAATTTGCGAGTTTTTGTTCTATGTCTGTATATCCTCTATCTATATGGTATATATCGCTTATTTCTGTAGCTCCATCTGACACTAAACCTGCTAATATAAGTGCTGCACCTGCTCTTAAATCTGTAGCCTTTACTGGTGCTCCCATCATATTTTTAGTACCTTGTATAATTGCGCTTCTTCCATCTATCTTTATATCTGCGCCCATTCGTTTTAGTTCGTCTATATGCATAAATCGATTTTCAAATACTGTCTCTATCATTATACTTGTACCCTCAGCTATACTCATAAGCGCCATAAATTGCGATTGCATATCTGTAGGAAATCCTGGGTATGGAAGAGTCTTTATATCTACTGCTTTTACTCCATTATTAGCAATTACCCTTACTGTATCTTCTCCTTCTTCTACTTTTACTCCTGCTTCTATAAGCTTAGCTATTATGGGCTTAATATGGCTTGGTATTACATTCTCTATTAAAACATCTCCTCCAGTAATCGCAGCTGCTACCATGTACGTTCCTGCCTCTATTCTATCTGGAATCACTGAGTGCTTCACTTTACCTAGTTCTGTTACTCCCTTTATCTTTATATTATTAGTGCCTGCTCCTTTTATATCTGCTCCCATTTTATTAAGAAAGTTGACTAGGTCTACAATTTCAGGCTCCATTGCAGCATTTTCTATTATAGTTTCTCCTTTTGCCATAGTAGCTGCCATTATAATATTTTCAGTAGCTCCTACACTTGGAAAATCAAGAT is part of the Proteiniborus sp. MB09-C3 genome and encodes:
- a CDS encoding methionine ABC transporter ATP-binding protein, encoding MILANNIVKSYGDTPVLCGVDLQIEKGRIYGLAGRSGAGKSTLLRCINGLETYDEGSLIVDGVDLKHLNPSDVREFRKNIGMIFQHFSLLSRLTVYENIALPLKCWKYDSKKIDKKVKELLELVEIPDKIHQKPKELSGGQKQRVAIARALALNPKILLCDEATSALDPKTSKSITNLLTQLNQQLGITVIVVTHQMSVITNVCEEISILENGVVAASGMVEDIFLKQPKALKNLIGESDITLPKEGTNLRILLAQNTTTMPIITRMARQLDIDFSILGGDMESYRDKILGSVIINVSNEHYKSVEDYLKLNNVSWELIDKNIYSLD
- a CDS encoding methionine ABC transporter permease, with the translated sequence MTSQEYWQYWLKYFNTIIAPSILATLRMLSASMVLAFVLGFALGIVLVTYGPKGLRPKKWIYKGVDFIVNSIRSFPIIILIVAMSPITRLAVGTTIGEKAAIIPLTVAATPFLAKIIENSLNEVDKQLIEAARSFGASDWQIITRVMVKEAIPSIVAGTTLSAISFLSATTLAGAVGAGGIGAVALNYGYQSFNNTILYTSVFILFIMVQAIQSVGNLLYKKIL
- the murA gene encoding UDP-N-acetylglucosamine 1-carboxyvinyltransferase, producing MPMIIVEKSPALKGSVKISGAKNSTLPIIAASLLSSEVCTLEDIPALDDVDVISDVLASLGVDINRASKNSLEINSSKIINVEAPYELMRKMRASFLVMGPLLARMGKARVSLPGGCAIGTRPIDLHLKGFKALGAKIDVGHGYVEASADRLIGDKIYLDFPSVGATENIIMAATMAKGETIIENAAMEPEIVDLVNFLNKMGADIKGAGTNNIKIKGVTELGKVKHSVIPDRIEAGTYMVAAAITGGDVLIENVIPSHIKPIIAKLIEAGVKVEEGEDTVRVIANNGVKAVDIKTLPYPGFPTDMQSQFMALMSIAEGTSIMIETVFENRFMHIDELKRMGADIKIDGRSAIIQGTKNMMGAPVKATDLRAGAALILAGLVSDGATEISDIYHIDRGYTDIEQKLANLGAKIYRKED